A single Paenibacillus sp. FSL R5-0517 DNA region contains:
- a CDS encoding precorrin-8X methylmutase: MDFKTEFKPLTVQPQEIEGKSFEMITEELGEHPFTAEQYPVVQRVIHASADFELGRSMVFHPDAIQAGIAALRAGQSVIADVQMIQAGVSKDRIRGFGGDVHVHISDPDVMEEAKRLNTTRAIISTRKANQLYEGGIYAIGNAPTALLELIRLVKEGEAKPGLIIGMPVGFVSAAESKDELRKIDIPFITNIGRKGGSTIVVAALNAISLMAVKA; encoded by the coding sequence ATGGATTTCAAAACGGAATTTAAACCGTTGACCGTACAGCCACAGGAGATTGAGGGGAAAAGCTTTGAGATGATCACGGAGGAACTGGGTGAGCATCCTTTCACGGCTGAGCAATATCCAGTGGTACAGCGTGTCATTCACGCCTCGGCTGACTTCGAACTGGGCCGCAGCATGGTGTTCCACCCGGATGCCATTCAAGCAGGGATTGCAGCGCTTCGTGCCGGCCAATCCGTCATCGCTGACGTACAGATGATTCAGGCTGGCGTAAGCAAGGATCGCATTCGCGGTTTTGGCGGAGATGTGCATGTACATATTTCCGATCCCGATGTGATGGAGGAAGCCAAACGCTTGAACACCACTCGGGCCATCATCTCGACACGTAAAGCGAACCAATTATACGAAGGCGGAATCTACGCCATTGGTAACGCCCCAACAGCATTGCTGGAACTGATCCGTCTGGTCAAAGAAGGCGAAGCCAAACCGGGCCTGATCATCGGCATGCCGGTTGGATTCGTATCCGCAGCAGAATCCAAAGACGAGCTGCGCAAAATCGACATCCCATTTATCACCAACATCGGTCGCAAAGGCGGAAGTACCATCGTCGTGGCCGCCCTGAACGCCATCTCCCTGATGGCCGTGAAGGCGTAG
- the cobK gene encoding precorrin-6A reductase, whose protein sequence is MIFMLCGTSDARELALQIQQQGTDVLTSVVTDSAAHSLTEAGLPVRTGRLTVEAMVELVREKGSRAIVDASHPFAEEAHANAMEAAKQAGIPYIRYERTGLAYDDHALLHVVSSYDEAALKAKELKGSVMLTTGSKTLQIFTKHLLGDPDIRLVARMLPRLDNMEKCGELGVEQRNIIAMQGPFSREMNEALYKHYATTVMVTKESGKTGAVDEKIQSALELGIHVVLISRPEAEFGTVFDHFEGVLDELERVLVQ, encoded by the coding sequence ATGATCTTCATGTTGTGTGGTACGAGTGATGCCAGGGAACTCGCTCTACAGATCCAGCAGCAAGGTACAGACGTGCTGACTTCTGTCGTAACCGACAGTGCTGCCCATAGCCTGACAGAGGCCGGATTACCTGTTCGGACAGGCCGTTTGACCGTGGAAGCGATGGTGGAACTTGTGCGTGAAAAAGGTAGCCGTGCCATCGTGGATGCAAGTCATCCATTTGCCGAAGAAGCACATGCCAATGCGATGGAAGCAGCCAAACAAGCGGGCATTCCATACATTCGTTACGAGCGCACGGGTCTCGCGTACGATGATCATGCGTTGCTGCATGTCGTGTCTTCCTACGATGAAGCGGCACTCAAGGCCAAAGAATTGAAGGGCTCGGTCATGCTGACGACAGGTAGCAAAACGTTACAGATTTTCACCAAGCACCTGCTCGGTGATCCGGACATTCGTCTCGTTGCCCGCATGCTTCCACGTCTCGATAATATGGAGAAATGCGGTGAGCTTGGCGTTGAACAGCGCAATATTATTGCGATGCAGGGACCTTTTTCCCGTGAAATGAATGAAGCCTTGTACAAGCACTATGCGACGACGGTAATGGTTACCAAGGAGAGCGGCAAGACCGGAGCGGTGGATGAGAAAATCCAATCTGCACTGGAGCTGGGCATTCATGTCGTGTTGATTTCACGCCCTGAAGCTGAATTCGGAACGGTGTTTGATCATTTTGAAGGTGTACTGGATGAGTTGGAGCGTGTATTGGTGCAGTAG
- a CDS encoding sirohydrochlorin chelatase, producing the protein MDAILLVGHGSRDPEGNRELKEFAHEVAAKAPENTLVETCFLELTRPSIADGVTACVDRGATRVVLVPIILFAAGHAKIDIPNAIDRAKARYPQVEFVYGRPIGVHEKVVQIMQTRLQEAQPVLVASQGGTAVAAPPAPVTDEETAVLVLGRGSSDPDANSDFFKMTRMLWEKLPYKWTESSFIGVTQPSFPDGLERCLLLGAKKIIIMPYFLFTGVLIKRIDEMTAEFAAAHPDIQVEVGGYFGFHPKLVELVLERAHEGLYGRVTANCDNCQFRLEAAKHHHHHHDHDHGHEHDHDHDHHHDHDHHHDHGHEHSHDHHHEHSHDHHHEHNHAHNHDHSDHDHSHLHDEHDHQHVHAHDDHTHKHDHSHDHANTAGDRQTSLDYHHDHDEELHHTHHEHEDNRNNQGDAEGIVQEAASPDQSQVAATSEQVNRP; encoded by the coding sequence ATGGATGCAATATTGTTGGTGGGACACGGGAGCCGTGATCCCGAGGGGAACCGGGAACTGAAGGAGTTTGCACATGAGGTAGCAGCGAAGGCACCTGAGAATACGTTGGTGGAGACCTGTTTTCTGGAATTAACGAGACCAAGTATTGCTGATGGTGTTACCGCTTGTGTGGACCGAGGTGCGACACGTGTTGTGTTGGTGCCGATCATTCTGTTTGCTGCTGGTCATGCCAAGATTGATATTCCTAACGCCATTGACCGCGCCAAGGCACGTTATCCGCAGGTGGAGTTCGTATACGGTCGTCCAATCGGTGTTCACGAGAAAGTTGTCCAAATCATGCAGACCCGTCTGCAAGAAGCACAACCTGTACTTGTCGCATCCCAAGGCGGCACAGCGGTAGCGGCTCCACCTGCTCCGGTGACGGATGAAGAGACTGCCGTACTGGTGCTTGGACGGGGAAGCAGTGACCCGGATGCCAACAGTGACTTTTTCAAAATGACTCGGATGTTATGGGAGAAACTGCCCTACAAGTGGACGGAAAGCAGCTTCATCGGTGTGACTCAACCCTCTTTCCCGGATGGATTGGAACGCTGTCTCTTGCTGGGCGCGAAGAAAATCATCATCATGCCTTATTTCCTGTTCACAGGTGTACTGATCAAGCGTATTGATGAAATGACCGCAGAATTTGCAGCGGCGCATCCAGACATTCAGGTTGAGGTTGGCGGATATTTTGGCTTCCACCCGAAGCTGGTTGAACTGGTACTGGAGCGGGCCCATGAGGGGTTATACGGACGGGTAACAGCCAACTGTGATAACTGTCAATTCAGACTTGAAGCAGCCAAACACCACCACCATCATCATGATCACGACCATGGGCATGAGCACGACCACGACCACGATCACCACCATGATCACGACCATCATCACGATCATGGACATGAGCACAGTCACGACCACCATCATGAGCACAGTCACGACCACCATCATGAGCACAATCATGCGCACAACCACGATCATTCGGACCATGATCACTCTCATCTTCATGATGAGCATGACCACCAGCATGTACATGCACACGATGACCATACACATAAGCATGACCACAGTCATGATCACGCGAATACTGCCGGCGATCGTCAAACGTCACTCGATTATCATCATGATCACGATGAAGAGTTGCATCATACGCATCACGAGCACGAAGATAATCGGAACAACCAGGGTGACGCAGAAGGAATCGTACAAGAAGCGGCTTCTCCCGATCAGTCACAGGTTGCAGCAACTTCGGAGCAGGTGAATCGTCCATGA
- the cobJ gene encoding precorrin-3B C(17)-methyltransferase, with the protein MQDQGKLLIIGFGPGAMEHITKRALEALQESEVIIGYNTYVDLIRPLLNGQAIVRTGMTEEVSRAQEAVRQAEMGKIVAVISSGDAGVYGMAGLVYEVLMEQGWKPDTGVAVEVIPGVSAIQSCASLLGAPVMHDACTISLSDHLTPWETIIRRVEAAASADFVIALYNPRSGRRTRQIVETQEMILRYRDPQTPVGLVKSAYRERQDVVMTTLEDMLNHDIGMLTTVIIGNSSTMMYEGLMVTPRGYQRKYTLNTAEQSLRPHERLRTEAEPWSLGAREARAAASGEAAGESAASAASAAQPQAEPALRGASAGAGTAPQGQPPTGAAAIMPAASSASGAGTAVLAGERPAPVAAEAAPGRVAEAPRVSAAALAAEALTRLAAGGALAGESASRWLNAAAPSREASSPQAATATAVRTAPEPGRKAPLFEVGVSPGVGNKKFTAAQMALLAQCASEDGELEYTPEHQIILRVPTFEPDSLVEELRAANFIVVPIGDVIKVKACDFCNMEKDDAVPMANHLQAVIGGLGAPKETSVALNGCGMACYGAVLEDIGIVYRKGAYDLFLGGKKFGRNAHPAQPVAEGIPGDQIGGIVERIVADYKEKGHPNERFHKFFKRVGVIQGFRHVDAPVIVEVNPICGD; encoded by the coding sequence ATGCAAGATCAAGGCAAGCTGCTGATTATCGGGTTCGGCCCGGGAGCAATGGAACATATCACCAAGCGGGCACTCGAAGCACTTCAGGAGAGTGAGGTAATTATCGGATACAACACGTATGTGGATCTTATTCGCCCTCTGTTGAACGGGCAAGCGATTGTACGTACAGGCATGACCGAGGAAGTAAGCCGTGCACAAGAAGCGGTTCGACAGGCGGAGATGGGCAAAATTGTTGCCGTAATTTCTAGCGGTGACGCAGGTGTGTATGGTATGGCTGGACTGGTGTACGAGGTGCTGATGGAGCAAGGTTGGAAGCCGGATACGGGTGTTGCCGTCGAGGTTATTCCGGGCGTATCGGCCATTCAGTCCTGTGCATCACTGCTGGGTGCCCCTGTCATGCACGATGCATGTACGATCAGCCTTAGTGATCACCTTACGCCGTGGGAGACCATTATTCGCCGGGTTGAAGCCGCAGCTTCTGCTGATTTTGTCATTGCCCTGTACAATCCACGCAGTGGACGGCGCACACGCCAGATCGTGGAGACACAGGAAATGATCCTGCGTTATCGTGACCCACAGACCCCCGTAGGTCTAGTGAAAAGTGCATACCGTGAGCGTCAGGACGTTGTCATGACCACACTGGAGGATATGCTGAATCATGATATCGGCATGCTGACGACCGTGATTATCGGCAACTCCTCGACCATGATGTACGAAGGACTCATGGTCACCCCCCGCGGGTATCAGCGGAAATATACGCTGAACACCGCGGAACAGTCGCTCAGACCTCATGAGCGACTACGCACGGAAGCCGAGCCATGGTCGCTCGGCGCAAGGGAAGCCCGCGCTGCCGCCTCCGGCGAGGCAGCGGGCGAGAGCGCGGCCAGCGCTGCATCGGCCGCGCAGCCACAGGCGGAGCCAGCCCTGCGCGGCGCAAGCGCCGGAGCGGGCACGGCTCCGCAAGGGCAGCCGCCCACTGGGGCAGCTGCCATTATGCCTGCGGCAAGCTCGGCGAGCGGCGCTGGCACCGCCGTGCTTGCCGGCGAGCGACCTGCGCCCGTTGCGGCAGAGGCCGCTCCGGGCCGAGTCGCAGAAGCGCCACGCGTCAGCGCAGCTGCGCTGGCCGCCGAGGCGCTGACACGGCTCGCGGCAGGCGGCGCGCTCGCGGGCGAATCGGCGAGCCGCTGGCTGAATGCAGCAGCGCCGAGCCGAGAAGCAAGTTCACCCCAGGCTGCGACCGCAACGGCGGTACGCACCGCGCCCGAGCCTGGGCGTAAGGCGCCGCTGTTCGAAGTCGGCGTGTCGCCCGGCGTGGGCAACAAAAAATTCACCGCAGCCCAGATGGCGCTGCTGGCGCAGTGTGCAAGTGAAGACGGCGAACTGGAGTACACGCCGGAGCACCAGATTATTCTGAGAGTGCCGACATTTGAACCGGACTCGCTGGTTGAAGAGCTGCGTGCAGCGAATTTTATCGTTGTACCGATTGGTGATGTCATCAAGGTGAAGGCCTGTGACTTCTGCAATATGGAGAAGGACGATGCTGTCCCGATGGCTAACCATTTGCAGGCCGTGATTGGCGGACTGGGTGCACCCAAAGAAACGAGTGTGGCGCTGAATGGCTGCGGTATGGCATGTTACGGGGCAGTACTGGAGGATATCGGCATCGTATATCGCAAAGGTGCATATGACCTGTTTCTCGGCGGCAAGAAATTCGGCCGCAATGCTCACCCTGCCCAGCCCGTAGCGGAGGGAATTCCGGGTGATCAGATCGGTGGCATTGTGGAACGTATTGTGGCGGATTACAAGGAAAAGGGCCATCCGAATGAGCGATTCCACAAGTTTTTCAAACGAGTCGGTGTAATTCAAGGCTTCCGCCATGTAGATGCACCGGTCATTGTGGAAGTAAACCCGATATGTGGTGACTAA
- a CDS encoding uroporphyrinogen-III synthase — MAQHLAGVRVALTGPRKSKEMSILVEKMGGIPLVRPAQGTVFLDDRNTRDGLVSWISDPPDWAVLTTGMGLDALFEMAEDMEIAGQFLDVLSESSIAARGYKTVNALKKRRLTPLVRDDDGSTDGLIREFAPHDLAGKKVILQLHGETAPKLVAWLEEQGAIVRQVLPYRHVPPEDAELEQLLHEILKFEVDAVAFTSGPQVRFLTQYAASKDKLEPLLAAFRQGVIPASVGKVTANSMREEGIEALVIPEEEKMGALIVELGRYFSAGRADKVGGQQ, encoded by the coding sequence ATGGCTCAACATTTGGCAGGTGTGCGTGTAGCATTGACAGGACCACGAAAATCGAAAGAGATGTCCATACTGGTTGAAAAAATGGGGGGAATTCCGCTCGTGCGACCGGCACAGGGGACGGTATTCCTGGATGATCGGAATACCAGGGATGGGCTGGTATCCTGGATCTCAGACCCGCCAGACTGGGCGGTGTTAACGACGGGTATGGGATTGGATGCATTGTTTGAAATGGCTGAGGATATGGAAATTGCGGGACAGTTTTTGGATGTATTATCGGAATCCTCCATTGCAGCGAGGGGATACAAGACGGTGAATGCGCTCAAAAAGCGCAGATTAACGCCTCTGGTACGGGATGATGACGGTAGCACGGACGGGCTCATTCGAGAATTCGCCCCGCATGATCTCGCAGGGAAAAAGGTCATATTACAGCTTCATGGGGAGACAGCTCCCAAACTCGTTGCATGGTTGGAAGAACAAGGTGCAATCGTCAGACAAGTGCTCCCTTACCGCCATGTACCGCCGGAAGATGCAGAGCTGGAACAGCTGTTGCATGAAATTCTAAAGTTCGAGGTAGATGCTGTTGCGTTCACAAGTGGACCCCAGGTCAGATTTCTGACGCAATATGCGGCCTCCAAGGACAAGCTTGAGCCGTTGCTTGCCGCTTTCAGACAAGGCGTAATTCCTGCATCCGTAGGTAAAGTTACAGCAAACTCCATGCGTGAAGAAGGCATTGAGGCGCTGGTCATTCCGGAGGAAGAGAAGATGGGTGCACTCATCGTTGAACTTGGACGTTACTTTTCCGCAGGGCGTGCAGACAAGGTTGGCGGTCAGCAATAA
- a CDS encoding endospore germination permease, translating into MNQSVTSRQIVLLVLLLSITGTLIQPHAQAIYYAEQHAYLSYVPVVLVMVISMWMVSRIQRRFPNQDLFEALADRFPFMGRLAGVMYVLFFFFIFARDIRLIGDYVSITLLETTPISIVVLSLMIMAVFIVRGGLGSLIGMSELYVTLFLLNSIIVPFMLIQQINMDNLMPYFHVDTAGVGKGSWYIFSFYGEMIALPFVVKGSDFRFKPVLWGIIISGLLMMLILVETITSIGVPIASRLVYPSYELARQLQISDFLDRFDLALAAATLPTMITKIAFDLYFVCWGLKRMIPKVSGKVMTGPVALLGFVCAFWFFRNAIQLYRFTREWTWIAIVFEVLFPLVLFLFLRPRKKDKKESAHQKSGEQSKKEKHEQGQESTDSEKNGEKRRQDRHGGELQPS; encoded by the coding sequence ATGAATCAAAGTGTAACTTCTCGACAGATTGTACTACTTGTGCTGCTTCTCAGTATTACGGGCACGTTGATTCAACCCCATGCGCAGGCTATTTATTATGCGGAACAGCACGCTTATCTCTCGTATGTGCCAGTTGTTCTCGTGATGGTTATATCCATGTGGATGGTAAGCCGAATCCAGCGAAGGTTTCCGAATCAGGATCTATTTGAGGCCCTTGCTGACAGGTTCCCCTTTATGGGAAGGCTCGCAGGTGTAATGTACGTTTTGTTTTTTTTCTTCATATTCGCAAGAGATATCCGATTAATTGGCGATTATGTAAGTATAACTTTATTAGAGACGACACCGATTTCCATCGTTGTATTGTCACTTATGATTATGGCGGTATTTATCGTCCGAGGTGGGCTTGGTTCGTTGATCGGAATGTCGGAACTCTATGTTACCCTGTTCCTGTTGAACTCTATCATTGTGCCTTTCATGCTTATCCAGCAGATCAATATGGACAATCTGATGCCCTATTTTCATGTCGATACGGCAGGTGTAGGCAAAGGGAGTTGGTACATATTTTCTTTTTATGGCGAGATGATCGCCTTACCTTTTGTCGTCAAAGGCAGTGACTTTCGCTTCAAACCTGTGCTATGGGGCATTATCATCTCGGGATTGCTGATGATGCTGATTCTAGTGGAAACCATCACGTCGATAGGTGTACCTATTGCGTCCAGGCTGGTATACCCTTCTTATGAGCTGGCAAGGCAGTTGCAAATAAGTGATTTCCTGGATCGGTTTGATCTGGCGCTGGCAGCGGCGACCCTGCCTACCATGATCACCAAAATTGCATTTGATCTGTACTTTGTCTGTTGGGGACTGAAGCGAATGATTCCGAAAGTTTCCGGAAAGGTCATGACTGGTCCAGTGGCACTGTTAGGCTTTGTTTGTGCATTCTGGTTTTTCAGAAACGCCATTCAGTTGTATCGTTTTACCCGGGAATGGACATGGATTGCCATTGTTTTTGAAGTACTGTTCCCGCTTGTGCTGTTTCTTTTCCTTCGTCCTCGCAAAAAGGATAAAAAAGAATCTGCCCACCAGAAATCGGGAGAGCAGTCCAAGAAAGAGAAGCATGAACAGGGACAAGAATCCACTGATTCGGAGAAGAACGGGGAGAAAAGAAGGCAGGATCGTCATGGGGGAGAACTCCAACCTTCCTGA
- a CDS encoding Ger(x)C family spore germination protein: MFLIRKFRDVLMLLLCTIFIAGCWDRKEINDIAFVIGIAVDKEQDNYRSSLQIALPGQSGSTGSSGGGGGTSGDKSWFMLSNTAKTLRGTTLEGQKSLSRTIYYAHRRTMLIGEDLARDGVAPMLDLFTRYPLNRFSALPVVTKGAAYKVMDTDAPIEKFPSEMVRELCFLNMRNPRSLKTFTDAILSDGVDPFLPVASKVDNVPKNWKDAKTNIKLDGLAIFKKDKLVGMIDKAPADALILAMGEANAPEIMVKAPRGEGDIFIKLNENNSSLHPSVKDGKVSVTVQLYAKGVVVDNESNYGDLREKEILKLNDAIHQKIKEDIVEGVRLIQQKYHADILGIGRSIHQHMPKEWDKMKDRWNDIYPDVEVNVIPHVIIENVGIVNKPIGVMEEDIVHD; the protein is encoded by the coding sequence ATGTTTCTTATTCGTAAATTCCGCGATGTGTTGATGTTACTGCTATGTACCATTTTCATAGCAGGCTGTTGGGATCGTAAGGAAATTAATGATATTGCCTTTGTGATTGGCATAGCTGTTGATAAGGAGCAGGACAATTACAGATCCAGTCTCCAGATTGCTCTGCCTGGACAATCCGGTTCTACCGGGAGTTCTGGAGGTGGAGGGGGGACAAGCGGGGATAAATCGTGGTTCATGTTGTCCAATACCGCGAAGACACTGAGGGGGACTACACTTGAAGGCCAAAAATCACTCTCACGAACGATTTATTATGCACACCGCCGTACCATGCTTATTGGAGAGGATCTTGCAAGGGATGGCGTAGCTCCAATGCTTGATTTGTTTACGCGCTACCCGCTCAACCGATTCTCTGCATTACCAGTTGTGACGAAAGGCGCGGCATATAAAGTCATGGATACGGATGCACCCATAGAGAAGTTTCCATCTGAGATGGTGAGAGAGTTGTGCTTTCTAAATATGCGAAACCCACGTTCCCTTAAAACATTCACTGATGCGATCCTCAGTGACGGAGTAGATCCATTCCTGCCAGTTGCTTCAAAAGTCGACAATGTTCCGAAGAATTGGAAGGATGCCAAAACAAATATCAAGCTGGATGGATTGGCCATTTTTAAAAAAGACAAGTTGGTAGGCATGATTGACAAAGCTCCCGCCGATGCCTTGATTCTCGCTATGGGAGAAGCCAATGCGCCTGAAATTATGGTCAAGGCTCCGCGCGGAGAAGGAGATATATTCATCAAGCTGAACGAGAACAATTCTTCACTGCACCCCAGTGTCAAGGATGGCAAGGTTAGTGTAACCGTTCAATTGTACGCCAAAGGCGTGGTAGTAGATAACGAATCAAATTACGGTGATCTGCGTGAAAAAGAGATTTTGAAATTAAATGATGCGATCCACCAAAAAATAAAAGAGGATATCGTTGAAGGAGTTCGGTTAATACAGCAAAAATATCATGCCGATATTCTCGGGATTGGTCGGTCGATCCATCAACACATGCCTAAAGAGTGGGACAAAATGAAGGATCGATGGAATGATATCTATCCTGATGTTGAGGTAAACGTTATCCCTCATGTCATCATTGAAAATGTGGGGATAGTTAACAAGCCGATTGGTGTCATGGAGGAGGATATTGTACATGATTAA
- a CDS encoding spore germination protein: MADKTSGKDKSRQPGRASEEKKHIPLGLPSPPFLRQPISAVHETQIQAVKEIFSDCSDVVFRNVMITPEVKGLLVYIEGIVNSADIQEHMLRPIIRGLVQQRTDEPDVPLDDTTVELTQVKRVETWAAAAEGVLASSALLVVGGSREAWMFNVKGGVRRGVEEPQTESVIRGPREGFTETLRVNTALLRFKLKTPSLKMVSMTLGTETKTDIVLTYLEGIADPKTIQDVKKRLEKINIDGILETGYIEELIEDHPYSPFPQMHYSERPDTVAGNLLEGRFAILVDGTPFALIAPVTMWQMLQASEDYYERFFISNLVRWIRFLFVAIALFLPALYISITTFHQDMLPTTLILSIAGAREAIPFPALVEALIMELSFEALREAGVRLPKTVGQAVSILGALVIGQAAVQAGIVSAPMVIIVSMTGIASFTIPRFNFAITVRLLRFPIMLLAGMLGLYGIVIGLVLISVHLTQMTSFGVPYLSGLSPYSKTDTKDILIRVPWWKMINRPSTVHRDQKRMKEKINGSPEAEEGW, from the coding sequence ATGGCGGACAAAACATCTGGGAAAGACAAGTCCCGACAACCGGGACGAGCTTCAGAAGAGAAAAAACATATCCCTTTGGGACTGCCATCCCCGCCTTTTCTACGGCAGCCGATTAGTGCAGTACATGAAACTCAGATTCAAGCGGTAAAGGAGATCTTCTCCGATTGCTCGGATGTGGTTTTTCGCAATGTCATGATTACACCGGAAGTGAAAGGGCTTCTGGTCTATATTGAAGGCATTGTTAACTCGGCTGATATCCAGGAGCATATGCTGCGTCCAATTATTCGAGGGCTGGTGCAGCAGCGCACAGATGAGCCCGATGTTCCACTGGATGATACAACCGTTGAGCTGACGCAGGTGAAACGGGTCGAAACTTGGGCTGCTGCGGCAGAAGGTGTGCTGGCATCCTCTGCCCTTCTGGTGGTCGGTGGAAGTCGCGAAGCCTGGATGTTCAATGTCAAAGGTGGCGTCAGACGTGGTGTGGAGGAACCGCAGACAGAATCCGTGATTCGGGGACCACGGGAGGGGTTTACCGAAACACTGCGCGTGAATACGGCTTTGCTGCGCTTCAAGCTGAAAACACCTTCTCTCAAGATGGTAAGCATGACTCTTGGCACAGAAACCAAGACCGATATTGTGCTGACCTATCTGGAAGGTATTGCTGATCCAAAAACGATTCAAGATGTCAAGAAACGTCTGGAAAAAATCAATATTGATGGCATCCTGGAAACGGGTTATATCGAGGAATTGATTGAAGATCATCCGTATTCGCCTTTCCCGCAGATGCACTACTCGGAGCGGCCGGATACCGTTGCAGGCAATCTGTTGGAAGGACGCTTTGCCATTCTGGTAGATGGAACCCCATTCGCGCTGATTGCTCCAGTCACGATGTGGCAGATGCTGCAAGCCAGTGAGGATTATTACGAGCGATTCTTCATCAGTAATCTGGTGCGGTGGATTCGCTTCTTGTTCGTAGCCATCGCTCTGTTCCTGCCAGCCTTGTATATCTCTATTACAACATTTCATCAGGATATGCTGCCAACCACGCTGATTCTGAGTATCGCAGGTGCCCGGGAAGCCATTCCTTTTCCGGCTTTGGTTGAAGCCCTCATCATGGAGCTGTCATTTGAAGCTCTTCGGGAAGCCGGGGTCAGGTTACCCAAAACAGTGGGGCAAGCCGTCAGTATTCTCGGCGCACTTGTGATCGGACAGGCCGCAGTACAGGCCGGGATAGTGTCCGCACCGATGGTTATTATCGTATCCATGACAGGTATAGCTTCCTTTACGATTCCGCGGTTTAACTTCGCGATCACCGTGCGCCTATTGCGATTTCCGATCATGTTGCTGGCGGGTATGCTCGGATTGTATGGCATTGTCATTGGCTTAGTTCTGATCTCGGTACATCTGACACAGATGACTTCGTTTGGTGTACCTTATCTGTCAGGTCTTAGCCCGTATAGTAAAACAGATACCAAAGATATTCTTATTCGTGTGCCATGGTGGAAAATGATCAATCGTCCTTCTACGGTTCATCGGGATCAGAAACGGATGAAAGAGAAGATCAATGGTTCGCCTGAAGCTGAGGAAGGATGGTGA
- a CDS encoding pirin family protein, which translates to MINVIPSDARSSFDRGWLRGSHSFSFGEYQDPENMAFGPMRVANDDVIAPGRGFGAHPHSDMEIVSIVLRGKLRHEDNLGNVAVTGFGGIQRMSAGSGMIHTEHNASDTEEVRLLQLWFMPHTKGLQPSYETTSFDPAALAGALVPIVSPDGGPRVATIHQDMTIYLGRLAKDETLTFNQDSGRRMYLFSIEGKLGLDGEYLLNEGDTARVEQRNSIELQGNEDTFYMIIDLP; encoded by the coding sequence ATGATTAACGTCATTCCATCCGATGCCCGCTCCAGCTTTGATCGAGGCTGGCTCCGTGGCAGTCACAGCTTTTCTTTCGGAGAATACCAAGACCCGGAAAATATGGCATTTGGACCGATGCGGGTAGCGAACGATGATGTAATTGCACCTGGTCGCGGCTTTGGAGCTCACCCACATAGTGATATGGAGATTGTGTCCATTGTACTCAGAGGCAAGCTACGACATGAAGATAATCTGGGCAATGTCGCCGTTACAGGTTTTGGCGGTATTCAGCGAATGTCAGCAGGCAGTGGCATGATTCATACCGAGCATAATGCATCCGATACCGAAGAAGTACGTCTGCTTCAGCTCTGGTTCATGCCGCATACGAAAGGGTTGCAACCTTCATATGAGACCACATCTTTTGATCCAGCGGCACTGGCAGGAGCACTCGTGCCGATTGTATCCCCGGATGGAGGACCAAGAGTCGCGACTATTCATCAGGATATGACGATCTATCTTGGCCGATTGGCCAAAGACGAGACGTTAACCTTCAACCAGGATTCGGGCCGTCGGATGTACCTTTTCTCCATCGAAGGCAAGCTGGGATTGGATGGAGAGTACCTGTTGAACGAAGGCGATACAGCTCGTGTGGAACAGCGAAATTCAATAGAATTGCAAGGAAACGAAGATACGTTCTATATGATTATTGATTTGCCGTAA
- a CDS encoding DoxX family protein, whose protein sequence is MNNKSVEIGLLFSRIMIGLIFVLHGWSKFEGGISGTVGFFESIGIPGFLASVVAIIELVGGAAMILGLGTRVFAALFVIVMGGVLLTAKVGQPFMSGTEFDYLLLAGSLTLLFTGSRFLAVDYLFSRQGNARQNVSA, encoded by the coding sequence ATGAATAATAAAAGTGTAGAGATTGGACTGCTTTTCTCCAGGATTATGATCGGGTTGATCTTTGTATTGCACGGTTGGAGTAAATTCGAAGGTGGAATTAGCGGTACGGTAGGATTTTTCGAAAGTATTGGTATTCCCGGATTTCTTGCCTCCGTTGTAGCAATCATTGAGTTGGTAGGTGGTGCAGCGATGATTCTGGGTCTTGGAACACGTGTGTTTGCTGCCCTATTTGTTATCGTTATGGGTGGCGTTCTGCTTACAGCCAAAGTGGGTCAGCCATTCATGAGTGGTACCGAGTTCGATTACCTGTTGTTGGCGGGTTCCCTGACACTGCTCTTCACAGGAAGCCGCTTTCTGGCTGTGGATTATCTTTTCTCCAGACAGGGTAACGCTCGTCAGAATGTGAGTGCTTGA